In Blastopirellula sediminis, the following proteins share a genomic window:
- a CDS encoding carboxypeptidase-like regulatory domain-containing protein, whose product MSIQSTIRIGSLFLLLSVIGGCGSDAGMLKTEYVAGIVTLDGAPVQGATVMFSPTTKEVGTPANGFTNAAGRYELTVVMPGAGMSAPINGGTLSGEYMVSIAKSTAEETPEDGPVAPKMPKLTYHVPKKYSNPRTSGLTATVSAGKNDIPFELSSK is encoded by the coding sequence ATGTCTATCCAATCTACGATCCGGATCGGATCGCTCTTTCTTCTTCTCAGCGTGATTGGCGGATGCGGATCAGATGCCGGGATGCTGAAGACGGAATACGTCGCCGGCATTGTGACGCTGGACGGCGCGCCGGTACAAGGAGCGACCGTCATGTTTTCTCCGACCACGAAAGAAGTCGGGACGCCGGCCAATGGTTTTACGAACGCCGCAGGACGCTACGAACTGACGGTCGTGATGCCAGGCGCGGGCATGTCGGCGCCGATCAACGGCGGAACGCTTTCGGGCGAGTACATGGTCAGCATCGCCAAGTCGACGGCGGAGGAAACGCCGGAAGATGGACCCGTCGCGCCGAAAATGCCGAAGCTGACTTATCACGTGCCGAAGAAGTATTCCAACCCGCGCACGTCGGGACTGACCGCGACGGTAAGCGCAGGTAAGAACGACATCCCGTTCGAGCTTAGCTCGAAGTAG
- a CDS encoding DUF1559 domain-containing protein, which produces MSFRNRGFTLVELLVVIAIIGVLIALLLPAVQQAREAARRMQCTNQLKQLGLALHNHHDTYETFPGGTYQFQFKNHTIAGDANSDASWPGAAKQWSYLTVLMPFMEQQNLYDEFITTAVNAGKTPWSTDVGVLTRPIPFIVCPSETNTVTQSGLTPTSYRCNRGDQWISWNRPECRGPFCKQYLNRRGFRDLVDGSSNTMFVSEIRLGTWKSNLVSTGIATNVGASEGSPPSLCTARRGANNMLLGDYYNSGTAYTNGSRWACGQTIYTQWIPILAPNSPTCANFDPENLALPTASSYHPGGVNVLFGDGSVKFMPDTIDAGDPTQAPSSTTYSGPSYYGVWGALGSTSGSEVVELP; this is translated from the coding sequence ATGTCTTTCCGGAATCGAGGTTTTACGCTTGTCGAGTTGTTGGTCGTAATCGCCATCATTGGAGTTTTGATCGCACTTCTCTTACCGGCAGTTCAACAAGCCCGCGAAGCGGCGCGACGCATGCAATGCACCAACCAACTGAAGCAACTTGGTTTGGCGCTGCACAATCACCATGACACGTACGAAACGTTCCCCGGCGGAACGTATCAGTTTCAGTTCAAAAATCACACCATCGCAGGCGACGCCAACAGCGACGCCTCTTGGCCCGGCGCCGCCAAGCAGTGGAGCTATCTGACGGTGTTGATGCCGTTCATGGAGCAACAGAATCTCTACGACGAATTCATCACGACCGCCGTTAACGCCGGGAAAACTCCCTGGAGCACCGACGTCGGCGTGCTCACGCGACCGATTCCCTTTATCGTTTGTCCGTCGGAAACCAACACGGTAACGCAAAGCGGTCTGACGCCGACCAGCTATCGCTGCAACCGCGGCGATCAGTGGATCAGCTGGAACCGTCCGGAATGCCGCGGCCCCTTTTGCAAGCAATACCTGAATCGTCGGGGTTTTCGTGATCTGGTCGACGGTTCGAGCAACACGATGTTCGTCTCCGAGATTCGTCTCGGGACTTGGAAAAGCAACCTGGTGAGCACCGGGATCGCGACCAACGTCGGCGCTTCGGAAGGTTCGCCCCCCAGCTTGTGCACGGCGCGCCGCGGCGCGAACAACATGTTGCTCGGCGACTATTACAACTCCGGCACCGCCTACACGAACGGTTCGCGGTGGGCATGCGGCCAAACCATCTACACGCAATGGATCCCGATCCTGGCGCCCAACTCTCCCACCTGTGCGAACTTCGATCCCGAAAACCTCGCGCTTCCGACCGCCAGCAGTTATCATCCCGGCGGAGTTAACGTCTTGTTCGGCGACGGCAGCGTCAAGTTCATGCCGGATACGATCGACGCCGGCGATCCGACGCAAGCTCCTTCTTCCACGACCTACAGCGGCCCTTCTTACTATGGCGTCTGGGGCGCTTTGGGAAGCACGTCCGGCAGCGAAGTGGTCGAGCTGCCGTAG
- a CDS encoding DUF1559 domain-containing protein, which produces MKATRPGFTLVELLVVIAIIGVLIALLLPAVQQAREAARRGQCMNNFKQYGLAMHNRHDVYKVLPVGASNSPRHTWVVEIWAQIEQSALADKYLQDQPFYTNSTSPAHNHITQNATTGLCTQQIDLYFCPSEKGATYWKGDAYWRSRGNYVVNFGNTGATNPEGQTAPFARNQKPRDFANFTDGLSNTLLMSEIIMAQETNWDSRGDIFNDDGPGCSFMTNNTPNSGVDAPQFCTNTAPNPPCVTGSSPLYITARSQHPGGVNVLLADGSVRFVGETISANVWHAVGSTAGNETLQLP; this is translated from the coding sequence ATGAAAGCGACCAGACCTGGCTTCACCCTCGTCGAATTGTTGGTGGTCATTGCGATCATCGGCGTGCTGATCGCGTTATTGTTGCCGGCAGTGCAGCAAGCGCGGGAAGCGGCGCGACGCGGACAATGCATGAACAACTTCAAGCAGTATGGATTGGCGATGCACAATCGCCACGACGTCTACAAGGTCTTGCCGGTTGGCGCATCCAACTCGCCGCGACATACCTGGGTCGTCGAAATCTGGGCGCAGATCGAGCAATCGGCGCTGGCCGACAAGTATCTGCAGGACCAGCCGTTTTATACCAACAGCACCTCACCGGCCCATAACCACATCACGCAAAACGCGACGACCGGCCTCTGCACACAGCAGATCGACCTCTACTTCTGCCCCAGCGAAAAAGGGGCGACCTACTGGAAAGGGGACGCCTATTGGCGCTCGCGCGGCAATTACGTGGTGAACTTCGGTAACACCGGCGCGACGAATCCCGAAGGTCAAACGGCGCCTTTTGCCCGCAATCAAAAGCCCCGCGATTTCGCCAACTTTACCGATGGTTTGTCGAACACGCTGCTGATGTCCGAGATCATCATGGCGCAAGAGACGAACTGGGACTCGCGCGGCGACATCTTTAATGACGACGGACCAGGCTGTTCGTTCATGACCAACAATACGCCCAACAGCGGCGTCGACGCTCCGCAGTTCTGCACCAACACGGCGCCCAATCCGCCGTGCGTCACTGGTTCTTCGCCCCTCTACATCACGGCTCGCAGCCAACATCCAGGCGGCGTGAACGTCCTCTTAGCGGACGGCTCCGTGAGGTTTGTCGGAGAAACGATCTCAGCCAACGTATGGCACGCGGTCGGTTCCACCGCCGGCAACGAAACGTTGCAACTTCCGTAA
- the uvrA gene encoding excinuclease ABC subunit UvrA, which translates to MPVTDIEIKGAREHNLRDVSLVLPRNKLICLTGVSGSGKSSLAFDTVYAEGQRRYVESLSSYARQFMGQMPKPEVDYIGGLTPSISISQKTTGNNPRSTVGTITEINDFLRILYARIGKGHCTQCGKALTAQTREQILEHILAMEEDSQIVILAPLIRGQKGEHKDLFIDLLKQGFVRARVDGRIINLTDDLMLDRQLRHNIELVVDRLTIKPSVRGRLAEAVELAMKMGEGSLIVAPRVDEQEDEAPSIEEAEEEAPDAPPKKKSRARKQKKTEVAGDMMFSVDYACVDCGVSFDPPTPQLFSFNSPQGMCPVCDGLGQIYTFDPELLVPDVTLTFKKGAVEILGKWSDLGRWKRHIYKGVAETMERKLNLDAGAFLDTPWREMDEQVQNVLLYGAGDQHITFTWRAGSSPQKYGGTYDGIVADLLEKYRSSNSKPQLRQLEKYMSTIGCPDCGGQRLNPQARHVKLGTQSKTFQEKPELSLPEVSDLSIQDAIEFFAHLDLDAMSEKIGAEAIKEVRGRLGFLDNVGLEYLTLSRTAPTLSGGESQRIRLAGQIGCGLVGVTYILDEPSIGLHPRDNDRLLATLNDLRDLGNTVLVVEHDEDTMRVADHVIDFGPGAGVRGGYIVAQGLAEEIAANPNSVTGQFLAGTEKIDVPTTRRQIGEKKLTIVGAAENNLKNVNVEIPLGGFVCVTGVSGSGKSSVVNDILVEALRRDLNHGLGEPGAHERIDGLEHLDKMIAIDQSPIGRTPRSNPATYIKVFDDIRNLFAQLPEARRRGYKPGRFSFNVDGGRCSACEGNGANKLEMDFLADIWVTCPVCEGHRFNRETLEVRFKEKSISDVLEMDVQEGLALFENVPTIAHKLQTLHDVGLDYIKLGQPSPTLSGGEAQRIKLAKELVKRSTGRTLYLLDEPTTGLHFADVKMLLKVLHAFAEQGNTVLVVEHNLDVIKTADWLIDMGPEGGSSGGRVVACGPPEAVAEVAESHTGQALKAVLAGKQSRAVTEIKRAAKAAQQKRDQKAAKVIEVRGAKMHNLKDVDAQIDREKMTVFCGPSGSGKSSLAMDTIYAEGQRRYVESLSAYARQFVGQMQKPKVDHIEGLSPAIAIEQKNLGNSPRSTVGTVTEIYDYIRVMMPRLGTPYCPDCEVPISTQTSSMITDKILSEPAETKLFLMAPIALDVGQQYSELWEDLKATGYQRIRVDGVVHTLDKPPKIDRRRHHDVEVVVDRISVKEESRSRIADSVENGLSLGGGFLHVAYVDDKLPEHRWRVKRHSQKLSCGQCDRSFDQLSPHNFSFNSQLGWCPDCEGLGTQTGADPTALLSDPKLTLREGALKLWPGVHHDISVKMLEALSASAGVPLDTPFDRLSSRHRRVLLHGTGDEWFDVRDGDDHAKRPLFRFQFKGLYPALEEASRLSPAFRMQLESLVAEVECTTCCGSRLRDDSSAVRFRDQTVLDICSMPMGQLLDFIQGWKLKKRETKIAGEIVRELESRVQFLCDVGLDYLTLRRTAPTLSAGEAQRIRLASQLGSGLCGVLYVLDEPTIGLHPRDNRRLLSALHRLRDLGNTLIVVEHDHEVIEGSDKLLDFGPQAGVNGGTVVATGTPKQVAKAKDSVTGPYISGKKAIPVPSNRRMPSIRKLAAKGKPFELSSPTGEWLEVVGARHNNLRNVNVRFPLGSMIAIAGPSGSGKSSLMQEVVYNSLARTLHRASTTPGAHDAIRGIEAINKVIRVDQQPLGNSPSSNAATYTGVFDVIRDLFSQLPEAKLRGYTPRRFSFNVEGGRCETCEGMGQKCIEMHFLPDVWVTCETCDGHRYNDETLSVRYHGKSIADVLEMPIGQAVTLFENIPKIRRILQTLCDVGLDYVTLGQPAPTLSGGEAQRVKLASELARPDTGKTLYLLDEPTTGLHFEDLRKLLDVFHRLVDLGNTVVVIEHNLDVMKQADWILEIGPEAGAEGGRLVTAGTPEDVVDYSKAYDKGEEPYRSHTGEALAPFLAAGPYEERRRFDAAALDEEREGDMEIADVGRATKMPWEVDGRRWHTKDRVGRTGEACNWDGKVLAAVVDKIVELGDFSDINWNSRSVVEISGLKKSDGWFFHAITGETWLLKMKFRVAKGTFDRMELPSRLALPTLNELEDLPIYSNEPRCKVKNLRGPFQEIEVRAHTYEEINRPEFWEFLEQAVAGFQKYLGQINQNVEDHMPWKKLGEKWHLSRKGFPPGKNPQWDPNVLEELLALLVDTADDGEILWNNQMIVNVMASGVSGSWASVTSKRPEDVRLTIRVPRGAVALGRIAGLGHEPDIDAKSDGDVVRIHFRTSADLEKGDLAEFLQETLSALGEASGQKKLF; encoded by the coding sequence ATGCCGGTAACCGATATCGAGATCAAAGGCGCACGCGAACACAATCTCCGCGACGTCTCTCTCGTTCTTCCCCGGAACAAGCTGATCTGCCTGACCGGCGTCAGCGGCAGCGGCAAGAGTTCGCTCGCGTTTGATACCGTCTACGCCGAAGGGCAGCGGCGGTACGTCGAAAGCCTGTCGAGCTATGCGCGGCAATTCATGGGGCAAATGCCCAAGCCCGAAGTCGACTACATCGGCGGGCTGACCCCGTCGATCTCCATCTCGCAAAAGACGACCGGCAACAATCCTCGCAGCACCGTCGGCACGATCACCGAGATCAACGACTTTCTCCGCATCCTGTACGCCCGCATCGGCAAAGGGCATTGCACGCAGTGCGGCAAGGCGCTGACCGCGCAAACGCGGGAACAGATCCTCGAGCATATCCTCGCGATGGAGGAAGACTCGCAGATCGTGATCCTGGCGCCGCTGATCCGCGGCCAGAAGGGGGAACACAAGGATCTGTTCATCGACCTGCTAAAGCAGGGGTTCGTCCGCGCGCGGGTCGACGGCCGGATCATCAACTTGACTGACGATCTAATGCTCGATCGTCAGCTGCGCCACAACATCGAGCTGGTCGTTGATCGTTTGACGATCAAGCCGAGCGTTCGCGGTCGTCTGGCCGAAGCGGTCGAGCTGGCGATGAAGATGGGCGAAGGAAGCCTGATCGTCGCGCCGCGCGTCGATGAACAAGAAGACGAAGCCCCTTCCATCGAAGAAGCGGAAGAAGAAGCGCCGGACGCTCCGCCCAAAAAGAAGTCCCGTGCCCGCAAACAAAAGAAGACCGAAGTCGCCGGCGACATGATGTTCTCGGTCGACTACGCCTGCGTCGATTGCGGCGTCTCGTTCGATCCGCCGACTCCGCAGCTCTTCAGCTTTAACAGCCCTCAGGGGATGTGCCCGGTCTGCGACGGTCTCGGTCAGATCTACACGTTCGATCCCGAACTGCTCGTCCCTGACGTCACGCTGACGTTCAAAAAGGGCGCCGTCGAGATCCTGGGGAAATGGTCCGACCTCGGTCGCTGGAAGCGTCACATCTACAAAGGGGTCGCCGAGACGATGGAGCGGAAGCTCAATCTCGACGCCGGCGCCTTTCTCGATACGCCGTGGCGCGAAATGGACGAGCAGGTGCAAAACGTCCTGCTCTATGGCGCCGGTGATCAACACATCACCTTTACCTGGCGAGCCGGCTCGTCGCCGCAAAAGTATGGCGGCACCTACGACGGCATCGTCGCCGACCTGCTAGAAAAATACCGGAGCAGCAACTCCAAGCCGCAACTGCGTCAGCTGGAAAAGTACATGTCGACGATCGGCTGCCCTGACTGCGGCGGCCAGCGACTCAACCCGCAAGCGCGACACGTTAAGCTCGGCACGCAAAGCAAAACGTTCCAAGAGAAGCCGGAACTGTCGCTGCCGGAAGTCTCCGATCTGTCGATTCAAGACGCAATCGAGTTCTTCGCGCATCTTGATCTCGACGCGATGTCGGAGAAGATCGGCGCCGAAGCGATCAAGGAAGTCCGTGGGCGACTTGGCTTTCTCGACAACGTCGGTCTCGAGTACCTCACCCTCAGCCGAACCGCGCCAACCCTCTCCGGCGGCGAGTCGCAGCGTATTCGCCTGGCTGGGCAAATCGGCTGCGGTCTGGTCGGCGTCACCTATATCCTGGACGAACCGTCGATCGGTCTCCATCCGCGCGACAACGATCGCTTGCTGGCGACTTTGAACGACCTCCGCGATCTGGGGAACACCGTGCTGGTGGTCGAGCACGACGAAGATACGATGCGCGTCGCCGACCATGTGATCGACTTCGGTCCCGGCGCCGGCGTCCGCGGCGGTTATATCGTCGCCCAAGGTCTGGCCGAAGAAATCGCCGCCAACCCGAACAGCGTCACCGGTCAGTTTTTGGCCGGCACCGAAAAGATCGACGTCCCGACCACACGACGCCAGATCGGCGAGAAGAAGCTGACGATCGTCGGCGCCGCCGAGAACAACCTGAAGAACGTCAACGTCGAGATCCCGCTCGGCGGCTTCGTTTGCGTTACCGGCGTCAGCGGCAGCGGCAAGAGCAGCGTCGTCAACGACATCCTGGTCGAAGCGCTGCGCCGCGACCTGAATCATGGCCTCGGCGAACCGGGCGCCCATGAGCGGATCGACGGGCTCGAGCATCTCGACAAGATGATCGCGATCGACCAGTCGCCGATCGGCCGTACGCCGCGCAGCAACCCGGCGACCTACATCAAGGTCTTCGACGACATCCGTAACCTGTTCGCGCAGTTGCCCGAAGCGCGTCGTCGTGGTTACAAGCCGGGACGTTTCAGCTTTAACGTTGACGGCGGGCGCTGTTCGGCTTGCGAAGGGAACGGCGCCAACAAGTTGGAGATGGACTTCCTGGCCGATATTTGGGTCACTTGCCCCGTCTGCGAAGGACATCGCTTCAACCGCGAAACGCTGGAGGTTCGCTTCAAAGAGAAGTCGATCTCCGACGTCCTCGAAATGGACGTGCAGGAAGGGCTCGCGCTGTTTGAGAACGTCCCGACCATCGCCCACAAGCTGCAAACGCTGCATGATGTCGGTCTCGACTACATCAAGCTGGGGCAACCGTCGCCGACTCTCTCTGGGGGCGAAGCGCAGCGTATCAAGCTGGCGAAGGAGCTCGTGAAGCGCAGCACCGGCCGGACCCTCTATCTGCTCGACGAACCGACGACTGGTCTCCACTTCGCCGACGTGAAGATGCTGCTGAAAGTGCTGCATGCTTTCGCCGAGCAAGGGAACACGGTGCTGGTGGTCGAGCACAACCTGGACGTGATCAAAACGGCCGACTGGTTGATCGACATGGGGCCCGAAGGGGGCTCTTCTGGCGGCCGAGTCGTCGCTTGCGGTCCGCCCGAAGCGGTCGCCGAAGTCGCCGAGTCACACACGGGACAAGCTTTGAAAGCGGTGCTGGCCGGCAAGCAAAGCCGCGCCGTGACCGAGATCAAGCGAGCCGCCAAAGCGGCTCAGCAAAAGCGCGATCAAAAAGCGGCCAAGGTGATCGAAGTCCGCGGCGCCAAGATGCACAACCTGAAAGACGTCGACGCCCAGATCGACCGCGAGAAGATGACCGTCTTCTGCGGTCCGAGCGGCAGCGGCAAGAGCTCTTTGGCGATGGATACCATCTACGCCGAAGGGCAGCGCCGCTACGTCGAAAGCCTCAGCGCCTACGCGCGGCAGTTCGTCGGCCAGATGCAGAAGCCGAAAGTCGATCATATCGAAGGGCTCTCGCCGGCAATCGCGATCGAACAGAAGAACCTCGGCAACTCGCCCCGTTCGACCGTCGGTACGGTGACCGAAATCTACGACTACATCCGCGTCATGATGCCGCGGCTCGGTACGCCCTATTGCCCCGACTGCGAAGTCCCGATCAGCACGCAAACCTCGTCGATGATCACCGACAAGATCTTGAGCGAGCCGGCCGAGACGAAGCTCTTTCTGATGGCGCCGATCGCGCTTGACGTCGGGCAGCAATACTCGGAGCTGTGGGAAGATCTGAAGGCGACCGGCTATCAGCGTATTCGCGTCGACGGCGTCGTTCATACGCTCGACAAGCCGCCGAAGATCGATCGTCGCCGCCATCACGACGTCGAAGTGGTGGTCGACCGTATCTCCGTCAAAGAAGAGTCGCGGAGTCGTATCGCCGACAGCGTCGAGAACGGCCTGAGCCTCGGCGGCGGCTTCTTGCATGTCGCCTACGTCGACGACAAACTGCCGGAACACCGCTGGCGGGTGAAGCGGCATAGCCAGAAGTTGTCATGCGGCCAGTGCGATCGCAGCTTCGATCAACTCTCGCCTCACAACTTCTCGTTCAACAGTCAACTTGGTTGGTGCCCGGACTGCGAAGGGCTGGGAACGCAAACCGGCGCCGATCCGACAGCGCTGCTCAGCGATCCGAAGCTCACCTTGCGCGAAGGCGCCCTGAAACTATGGCCAGGCGTTCATCACGACATTTCGGTCAAGATGCTCGAAGCTCTTTCGGCCTCGGCCGGCGTGCCGCTCGATACGCCGTTTGATCGACTCAGCAGTCGTCATCGTCGCGTCCTGTTGCACGGAACCGGCGATGAATGGTTTGACGTGCGCGACGGCGATGATCATGCGAAGCGTCCTCTGTTCCGCTTCCAGTTCAAAGGGTTGTACCCGGCGCTCGAAGAAGCGTCGCGTCTCTCCCCGGCGTTCCGCATGCAATTGGAAAGCCTGGTCGCCGAAGTCGAATGCACCACTTGCTGCGGCAGCCGACTGCGCGACGATTCGTCCGCCGTCCGGTTCCGCGATCAGACGGTCCTCGATATCTGCAGCATGCCGATGGGGCAGTTGCTCGATTTCATCCAAGGGTGGAAGCTGAAGAAGCGAGAAACCAAGATCGCCGGCGAAATCGTTCGCGAGTTGGAAAGCCGCGTTCAGTTCCTCTGCGACGTCGGTCTCGATTATCTCACGCTCCGCCGCACCGCGCCGACCCTTTCGGCCGGCGAAGCGCAGCGCATTCGTCTCGCCAGTCAGCTGGGGAGCGGACTTTGCGGGGTGCTGTACGTCCTCGACGAACCGACGATCGGTCTGCACCCCCGCGACAACCGCCGTTTGCTTTCGGCGCTCCATCGCTTGCGTGACCTGGGCAATACGCTGATCGTCGTTGAACACGACCATGAAGTGATCGAAGGAAGCGACAAGCTGCTCGACTTCGGTCCGCAGGCAGGCGTTAACGGCGGTACGGTCGTCGCGACCGGCACGCCGAAGCAAGTCGCCAAAGCGAAAGATTCGGTCACCGGCCCCTACATCAGCGGCAAGAAGGCGATTCCGGTTCCGTCGAATCGCCGCATGCCGTCGATCCGCAAATTGGCGGCGAAGGGAAAACCGTTTGAGCTCAGCTCGCCGACCGGCGAGTGGCTCGAAGTGGTCGGCGCACGGCACAACAACTTGCGTAACGTCAACGTTCGCTTCCCGCTTGGCAGCATGATCGCGATCGCCGGACCGAGCGGTAGCGGCAAAAGTAGCTTGATGCAGGAAGTGGTTTACAACTCGCTGGCCCGCACGCTGCATCGCGCTTCGACCACGCCAGGCGCCCATGACGCGATTCGCGGCATCGAAGCGATCAACAAGGTGATCCGCGTCGATCAACAGCCGCTCGGCAACTCGCCCAGCTCCAACGCCGCAACCTATACCGGCGTCTTCGACGTTATCCGCGATCTCTTCTCGCAACTTCCCGAAGCGAAACTGCGCGGTTACACGCCGCGGCGGTTCAGCTTTAACGTCGAAGGGGGACGCTGCGAAACGTGCGAAGGGATGGGGCAAAAATGTATTGAGATGCACTTCCTGCCGGACGTCTGGGTCACCTGCGAAACGTGCGACGGTCACCGTTACAACGATGAGACCCTTTCGGTCCGTTATCACGGCAAGTCGATCGCCGACGTGCTGGAGATGCCAATCGGTCAGGCGGTCACCCTGTTCGAGAACATCCCCAAGATCCGCCGCATCTTGCAGACGCTCTGCGACGTCGGGCTCGACTACGTCACGCTCGGCCAACCGGCGCCGACGTTGTCCGGCGGTGAAGCGCAGCGCGTAAAACTTGCGTCGGAATTGGCGCGGCCCGACACCGGCAAGACTCTGTACCTGCTCGACGAACCGACGACCGGGCTCCACTTTGAAGACCTGCGCAAGCTGCTCGACGTCTTCCATCGCCTGGTCGATTTGGGAAACACCGTCGTGGTGATCGAGCACAACCTCGACGTCATGAAGCAAGCGGACTGGATCCTCGAAATTGGTCCGGAAGCAGGCGCCGAAGGGGGTCGACTGGTCACGGCCGGAACGCCGGAAGATGTGGTCGACTACAGCAAAGCGTACGACAAGGGAGAAGAGCCGTATCGCTCGCACACCGGCGAAGCGCTGGCGCCCTTCTTGGCTGCAGGCCCGTACGAAGAACGTCGTCGCTTTGACGCGGCGGCGCTCGACGAAGAGCGGGAAGGGGATATGGAAATCGCCGACGTCGGTCGCGCTACGAAGATGCCGTGGGAAGTCGACGGCCGCCGTTGGCACACCAAAGATCGGGTCGGCCGCACCGGCGAAGCGTGCAACTGGGACGGCAAGGTTCTCGCGGCCGTGGTCGACAAGATCGTCGAGCTGGGCGACTTCAGCGACATCAACTGGAACTCGCGGAGCGTCGTCGAGATCTCGGGACTGAAGAAGAGCGACGGCTGGTTCTTCCACGCCATCACCGGCGAAACGTGGCTGCTGAAGATGAAGTTCCGCGTCGCCAAGGGGACGTTCGACCGGATGGAACTGCCAAGCCGGCTCGCGCTGCCGACCTTGAACGAACTGGAAGATCTGCCGATCTACAGCAACGAACCGCGCTGCAAAGTGAAGAACCTCCGCGGGCCGTTCCAGGAGATCGAAGTCCGCGCTCACACGTACGAAGAAATCAACCGCCCCGAGTTCTGGGAGTTCCTCGAACAAGCGGTCGCCGGCTTCCAAAAATACCTCGGCCAGATCAATCAAAACGTCGAAGACCACATGCCCTGGAAGAAGCTGGGGGAAAAGTGGCATCTGTCGCGGAAAGGTTTCCCGCCGGGCAAGAATCCGCAGTGGGATCCGAACGTACTTGAAGAGCTGCTCGCGCTGTTGGTCGACACGGCCGACGACGGCGAGATCCTCTGGAACAACCAGATGATCGTCAACGTAATGGCCTCCGGCGTCAGCGGATCATGGGCGAGCGTCACCAGCAAACGCCCGGAAGACGTTCGCCTGACGATTCGCGTTCCCCGCGGCGCGGTCGCACTGGGACGTATCGCCGGTCTGGGGCATGAGCCGGATATCGACGCCAAGAGCGATGGGGACGTGGTGAGGATCCACTTCCGCACCAGCGCCGATCTCGAAAAGGGAGACCTGGCCGAGTTCCTGCAGGAAACGCTGAGCGCTCTCGGCGAAGCGAGCGGACAAAAGAAGCTGTTTTGA
- a CDS encoding ferritin-like domain-containing protein — MATHSLADAFLEELQDVLSAETQLVKALPQMVEKASDHALKQVFESHLYETQTHVERLEEVFESIGQPPKAKKCEAMAGLIREAGGIMRLDAEQEVMDALLIAAAQKIEHYEIATYGTLCTWAELLNFVDGLQLLKQNMEDEEAADDKLTQIALTVNQAAKMGR, encoded by the coding sequence ATGGCCACGCATTCGCTCGCCGACGCATTTTTGGAAGAGTTGCAAGACGTGCTGAGCGCCGAAACGCAGCTTGTGAAGGCTTTACCGCAAATGGTGGAAAAAGCGTCCGATCATGCGCTGAAGCAAGTCTTTGAAAGTCACCTCTACGAAACGCAAACGCACGTGGAGCGACTTGAAGAAGTCTTCGAATCGATCGGCCAACCGCCGAAAGCGAAAAAGTGCGAAGCAATGGCCGGCTTGATTCGCGAAGCGGGCGGCATCATGCGGCTCGACGCCGAGCAGGAGGTGATGGACGCGCTGCTGATCGCGGCCGCCCAAAAGATCGAACATTACGAGATCGCGACCTACGGCACCCTTTGCACTTGGGCCGAGCTCTTGAATTTTGTCGACGGACTGCAATTATTAAAGCAGAATATGGAAGATGAAGAAGCGGCTGACGACAAGTTGACGCAGATTGCGCTGACGGTGAATCAAGCCGCCAAAATGGGTCGATAA